From Granulicella cerasi, a single genomic window includes:
- a CDS encoding M1 family metallopeptidase: MLVAMFLKNFCAVATLVAQGFLGLTAVTAAQQAIEPKGAAMRPNANGTYAAVRAAGPAGESWAVHSFTLARSGGEFTFEEGNFQFFTAVQGHVTGAVFSGKGSFRYTPADASEKQSLKLLTKGAAMEQSFTSLVLRFTDGTASEIRNVATKSSTAPAADMAYSLRDAFREKLHENIDLRITKDLFLSSPTDEGGFFLASFRAGGFWKGKDLLFIVDPNGTFHAAPDQVELSTWSTDDYANVWAAARLANEHGLATGLHVSAEDLDVHIAGNGRMKNRAIVTLQQRDKGSRLVDLDLYPTLRVSGVYAEDGTPLDFIQEDLKQDPDFALILPQGTDLRAPTRVLVEYGGPDAIRKSGDTIYDLAHSARTRWYPSGHEVGGGFANFRMTFHIKKGLKVVATGSQVSYESDAEGQKVVWATTTPIPVAGFSLGMLQKEEVKTPQGFIVDAYAQTEVPDFVQGVANNGMNGGMSTVGGLKEQVSMGSAAVQIYSDYFGKLPYDHVSLTQQSSCLDGQGWPTMVYLPICAFWDGTIRNNLGLMAFGMSSFWNEVTAHEVAHQWWGDLIGWSSYRDQWMSEGFATYSAGLYLLHTRTNNKDFLKYYADQHRTLIERNTNGVRPIDVGPVTMGYRVSNEKTGDVYQALVYSKGAYILHMLERMYWTRKYGEQPFRNAMQQFVKDYAGKSATTEDFKASLEKTMPPWVDLDNNKKLDWFFNEYVYGTELPKYEVESTFTKNENGTTIAHIKLTQSKVSPEFRMVIPLYLELKNGDSSWMGSIRIQGDTTKTLDVPLGKLPGEPKRFFLNANADVLCE, from the coding sequence ATGCTGGTCGCCATGTTCCTGAAGAACTTCTGCGCTGTTGCCACATTGGTGGCCCAGGGATTTCTTGGCCTTACGGCCGTGACCGCTGCTCAGCAAGCGATTGAGCCAAAGGGCGCGGCCATGCGCCCTAACGCGAATGGCACCTATGCGGCTGTGCGCGCGGCTGGTCCGGCAGGTGAGAGCTGGGCGGTACATTCGTTTACGCTGGCACGGTCTGGCGGCGAGTTCACGTTTGAAGAAGGCAACTTCCAATTCTTTACCGCCGTGCAGGGACACGTCACCGGTGCTGTGTTTTCAGGCAAAGGTTCGTTTCGCTACACACCGGCGGATGCGAGCGAAAAGCAGTCGCTCAAGCTACTCACGAAAGGCGCGGCGATGGAGCAGAGTTTTACTTCTCTCGTGCTGCGATTTACGGACGGGACTGCCAGTGAGATTCGCAACGTCGCAACGAAGAGCTCGACCGCTCCAGCGGCAGATATGGCATACAGTTTGCGAGATGCGTTTCGGGAGAAGCTCCACGAAAACATAGACCTGCGCATCACGAAGGACTTGTTTCTAAGCTCACCAACCGATGAGGGCGGGTTCTTTCTCGCGTCGTTTCGAGCAGGCGGCTTCTGGAAGGGCAAGGACCTGCTCTTCATCGTTGATCCGAATGGGACATTCCACGCTGCTCCTGATCAGGTAGAGCTCTCCACCTGGTCTACAGATGATTATGCGAATGTGTGGGCTGCGGCGCGTTTGGCCAACGAGCATGGATTGGCAACGGGGCTGCACGTTTCAGCAGAAGACCTCGATGTGCATATCGCTGGCAACGGCAGGATGAAGAACCGCGCTATCGTGACGCTGCAGCAGCGGGACAAGGGATCGCGGCTTGTCGATCTCGACCTGTATCCGACGCTGCGCGTATCGGGTGTTTACGCAGAGGATGGCACGCCGCTCGACTTCATCCAGGAAGATCTGAAGCAGGATCCGGATTTTGCGTTGATCCTTCCGCAGGGGACGGACCTTCGCGCGCCGACGCGTGTCCTCGTCGAGTATGGCGGCCCTGATGCGATTCGTAAGAGTGGCGATACGATTTACGATCTTGCTCACTCAGCACGTACGCGGTGGTACCCCTCGGGCCATGAGGTCGGTGGTGGATTCGCGAATTTCCGGATGACCTTTCACATCAAGAAGGGACTGAAGGTGGTCGCAACCGGCAGCCAGGTGAGCTACGAGAGCGACGCGGAGGGGCAGAAGGTGGTGTGGGCTACGACGACACCGATTCCCGTCGCTGGATTCAGTCTTGGCATGTTGCAGAAGGAAGAAGTGAAGACGCCGCAGGGCTTTATCGTCGACGCTTATGCGCAGACCGAGGTGCCGGATTTTGTGCAGGGTGTGGCGAACAACGGGATGAACGGCGGGATGTCCACGGTGGGTGGGCTCAAAGAGCAGGTGTCGATGGGGAGCGCCGCCGTACAGATTTATTCCGACTACTTTGGCAAGCTGCCTTATGACCATGTGTCTCTCACGCAGCAAAGTTCATGTCTCGATGGGCAAGGCTGGCCGACGATGGTGTATCTGCCCATCTGCGCGTTCTGGGATGGAACGATCCGCAACAATCTCGGGTTGATGGCGTTCGGCATGAGCTCGTTCTGGAATGAGGTAACAGCGCATGAAGTCGCGCATCAATGGTGGGGCGACCTCATCGGTTGGTCGAGCTATCGCGATCAGTGGATGAGCGAAGGCTTCGCTACATACTCTGCGGGGCTGTATCTGCTGCACACGCGTACGAACAACAAGGATTTTCTGAAGTACTACGCGGATCAACATCGCACGCTGATAGAAAGAAACACCAATGGCGTACGGCCTATCGATGTAGGCCCGGTGACAATGGGCTACCGCGTATCGAATGAGAAGACCGGCGATGTCTATCAAGCGCTGGTGTACAGCAAAGGCGCATACATTCTGCACATGCTGGAGCGCATGTATTGGACGCGCAAGTATGGCGAACAGCCGTTCCGGAACGCCATGCAGCAGTTCGTGAAAGACTATGCGGGAAAGTCTGCAACGACGGAAGACTTCAAGGCTTCGCTCGAAAAGACGATGCCACCGTGGGTGGATCTGGACAACAACAAAAAGCTCGACTGGTTCTTCAACGAGTATGTGTACGGCACAGAGCTGCCGAAGTATGAGGTGGAGTCCACGTTCACGAAGAATGAAAACGGCACCACCATCGCTCACATCAAGCTAACGCAGAGCAAAGTGTCGCCAGAGTTTCGGATGGTGATACCGCTGTATCTGGAGCTCAAGAACGGTGATTCGTCCTGGATGGGATCGATTCGAATTCAGGGAGACACGACAAAGACCCTGGACGTTCCGCTGGGAAAACTCCCCGGCGAGCCGAAGCGGTTCTTCCTGAACGCGAACGCCGATGTGCTGTGTGAGTAG
- a CDS encoding carboxypeptidase-like regulatory domain-containing protein, with the protein MPVSSAARAQSLPNAPSTQLATTVTGSTVDPDQAAIPHAEIVVDGATPADHLVFTSDDSGSFTLHGLHAGVAYTLKAQAKGFTQRTLAPFTLSGGQTLELNAVVLSPAIEEDVDAITSEQAAAIEVKEEETQRVFGLIPNFYVVYPNQPYAPLTTKLKFELVGRTLIDPVTLGAAAFAAGLNQAADRPAYVQGAKGYGQRVGAEYADGAVDIIFGGAILPTIFHQDPRYFVQGTGTTKDRLKHALSAPFITKGDNGKNEFNISSIGGDLISGAASNIYYPPSDRGVSLTFTTAAVITGGRMLNTLLQEFVLAKYTSGKHHAK; encoded by the coding sequence TTGCCAGTTTCTTCCGCCGCACGCGCTCAATCGCTGCCGAACGCACCGTCAACGCAGCTTGCGACCACGGTGACCGGTAGCACCGTCGATCCAGACCAGGCGGCCATTCCTCACGCAGAGATCGTCGTTGATGGAGCCACTCCCGCAGACCATCTTGTCTTTACTTCAGACGATTCAGGCAGCTTCACACTGCACGGCCTGCACGCCGGTGTCGCCTATACGCTGAAGGCCCAGGCCAAGGGCTTTACGCAACGCACGCTGGCTCCCTTTACGCTGAGCGGTGGACAGACCCTGGAGCTAAACGCCGTTGTGCTCTCCCCCGCTATCGAAGAAGACGTCGATGCGATCACCTCGGAGCAAGCCGCGGCGATCGAAGTGAAGGAAGAAGAAACGCAGCGCGTCTTCGGCCTTATCCCAAACTTCTACGTGGTCTATCCGAACCAGCCCTATGCACCGCTGACAACGAAGCTCAAGTTTGAGCTCGTCGGTCGTACGCTCATTGATCCGGTGACACTCGGAGCCGCAGCCTTCGCTGCTGGCCTTAACCAGGCGGCGGACCGCCCTGCCTATGTGCAAGGTGCTAAGGGTTACGGCCAGCGCGTCGGAGCGGAGTATGCCGATGGCGCAGTCGACATCATCTTCGGCGGCGCAATTCTGCCAACGATCTTCCATCAGGATCCGCGCTACTTCGTGCAGGGTACCGGAACCACCAAGGACCGCTTGAAGCACGCACTATCTGCACCGTTCATCACCAAGGGCGACAACGGCAAGAACGAGTTCAACATCTCGAGCATCGGCGGCGATCTCATCTCCGGCGCCGCGTCGAACATCTACTATCCCCCGTCGGATCGTGGTGTGTCGCTGACGTTTACGACCGCCGCGGTGATCACCGGCGGACGCATGCTGAACACCTTGCTTCAGGAGTTTGTCCTCGCCAAGTACACCAGCGGCAAGCATCACGCGAAGTAG
- a CDS encoding lysozyme inhibitor LprI family protein → MAATTRFEECGPDGGSGRVVNFACLNLRAAEVSAALSSEEKLVASSLKPELHPLFVQLKTAHARFRKARAAEDPNGTSGAVQSGMAMELDLDRAWLEELTAILARRNLVINTTASSFAAEDKQLNETYKQNLEDACKEDWCTTAEQYRAAARAWLAYRDAWVGFGTAYWAKSTPEQWRSWATHLRNVEQNQGTDQLLQELTAAAAR, encoded by the coding sequence TTGGCCGCGACAACGCGCTTTGAAGAATGTGGACCCGATGGTGGCTCGGGGCGAGTCGTGAACTTTGCCTGCCTCAACCTACGCGCGGCTGAGGTGAGTGCTGCTTTGAGCTCAGAGGAGAAGCTGGTTGCGTCTTCGTTGAAGCCAGAGCTTCATCCACTCTTCGTGCAGCTCAAGACCGCGCATGCGCGCTTCCGCAAGGCACGGGCAGCGGAAGACCCTAACGGCACAAGCGGTGCTGTTCAGTCGGGCATGGCTATGGAGTTGGATCTAGATCGTGCGTGGCTGGAGGAGCTGACGGCGATTCTGGCTCGACGCAATCTTGTGATCAATACGACTGCGAGTTCGTTTGCTGCGGAAGATAAGCAGCTGAATGAAACCTACAAACAGAACCTGGAAGACGCTTGCAAAGAAGACTGGTGCACGACGGCTGAACAGTATCGTGCTGCTGCTCGTGCGTGGCTTGCTTATCGCGATGCGTGGGTGGGATTCGGTACGGCCTATTGGGCGAAGAGTACGCCTGAGCAGTGGCGCTCGTGGGCGACGCATCTTCGCAATGTCGAACAGAATCAAGGTACCGATCAGCTACTTCAGGAACTGACTGCGGCGGCAGCGCGTTAG
- a CDS encoding HNH endonuclease yields MQQAKRMSSDHKKIGHGKRHHTTTPVSGTAREQAIEIRAGVFRQPAMQTPVLVLNASYEPINICGARRALVLVLKGVARTEEQQGSLLHSHRLQMQMPSVIRLLEYRRIPHQTRALSRKNILLRDRNTCQYCQVVQTSAELTLDHVLPRSRGGLSTWENLVACCKDCNRRKGNTLLHDLHDMKLLREPRPFSLHTSRHIMRMIGSADANWRKYLYFENNAAA; encoded by the coding sequence ATGCAGCAGGCAAAGCGGATGAGCAGTGACCACAAGAAGATCGGCCACGGCAAGCGCCATCACACGACGACGCCGGTGTCGGGCACAGCGCGCGAGCAGGCGATTGAGATTCGCGCGGGCGTGTTTCGCCAGCCTGCGATGCAGACGCCGGTGCTGGTGCTGAATGCGAGCTATGAGCCGATCAATATCTGCGGCGCTCGCCGTGCGCTGGTGTTGGTGCTGAAGGGCGTAGCGCGCACGGAAGAGCAACAGGGATCGCTGCTGCATTCGCATCGGCTGCAGATGCAGATGCCGAGCGTGATCCGCCTGCTGGAGTATCGCCGCATCCCGCACCAGACACGCGCCTTGAGCCGCAAGAACATCCTTTTGCGCGATCGCAACACCTGCCAGTACTGCCAGGTCGTGCAGACGAGCGCGGAACTGACGCTGGACCACGTTCTACCGCGCTCCCGCGGCGGCCTGTCGACGTGGGAGAACCTGGTGGCGTGCTGCAAGGATTGCAATCGCCGCAAGGGCAACACGCTGCTGCATGACCTGCACGACATGAAGCTGCTGCGGGAGCCGCGTCCGTTCTCGCTGCATACATCGCGTCACATCATGCGAATGATTGGCTCGGCGGATGCCAACTGGCGGAAGTATTTGTACTTCGAAAACAATGCTGCGGCGTAG
- a CDS encoding ComF family protein translates to MAQAIVTMRGDMSAEVMVVPVPLYFARERERGFNQALLLARGVLVRLKRTAPEWKLSLATNVLERVKPTPALFSLSPKQRRERLQGAFKVIAPEAVKGREVLLIDDIMTTGSTARECARVLKRAGAAKVFVATVARAQPHGSAWMHDASAEAHAVPAGVAMWDGGGAPVH, encoded by the coding sequence TTGGCGCAGGCAATTGTCACGATGCGCGGCGATATGTCCGCCGAGGTGATGGTTGTGCCGGTGCCTCTGTACTTCGCTCGCGAACGCGAGCGCGGCTTCAACCAGGCTCTGCTGCTGGCTCGTGGAGTGCTGGTGCGGCTGAAGCGCACAGCACCGGAGTGGAAGCTATCGCTGGCGACGAATGTTTTGGAGCGCGTGAAGCCCACGCCTGCGTTGTTTTCGCTATCGCCGAAGCAGCGCCGCGAGCGTCTGCAGGGTGCGTTCAAGGTGATTGCGCCCGAAGCTGTGAAAGGTCGCGAGGTGTTGTTGATCGACGACATTATGACGACCGGTTCGACGGCTCGAGAATGCGCGCGTGTGCTCAAGCGCGCGGGCGCAGCAAAGGTGTTTGTAGCGACGGTGGCCCGGGCGCAGCCGCACGGCAGCGCATGGATGCACGATGCGTCGGCCGAAGCGCATGCGGTGCCTGCCGGAGTGGCGATGTGGGACGGTGGAGGCGCGCCGGTTCACTAA
- the cyoE gene encoding heme o synthase, whose protein sequence is MSTATTSSTETNAAERSHSLLGDYSVLFKPRVSAMVLLTAAGGFYLGCLRTGISPFSMLLLHTMLGVAIVTCGSGALNQALERATDRMMPRTAARPMAQHRIGLAHGLILGFLLTFGGAAYLALYTNLLSGTLTLLTAVAYVTIYTPLKRITSLNTFIGAFPGALPPLIGWTAARGVIEWPGIALFAILFVWQFPHFMAIGWLYRADYKLAGIRVAATQDPIEDAARGTVAQALFYAVLMIPVALWPTFLHITGWPYAIAAFALSIYYLVATIRFASITKNPNDPENRKVARQLLRVSVIYLPLLLMAMALNAQGHLLLR, encoded by the coding sequence GTGTCCACAGCCACCACATCTTCGACCGAGACCAACGCCGCCGAACGCAGCCATTCGCTGCTCGGCGACTACTCGGTGCTCTTCAAGCCACGCGTCTCTGCGATGGTGCTGCTGACCGCCGCGGGCGGTTTCTACCTCGGCTGCCTGCGCACCGGCATCAGTCCCTTCAGCATGTTGCTGCTGCACACGATGCTGGGCGTTGCGATCGTCACCTGCGGATCCGGCGCGCTGAACCAGGCGCTCGAGCGCGCCACCGATCGCATGATGCCTCGCACCGCCGCGCGCCCCATGGCGCAGCATCGCATCGGCCTCGCACACGGACTCATCCTCGGCTTTCTGCTGACCTTCGGCGGCGCTGCGTATCTCGCGCTGTACACGAACCTTCTCAGCGGCACGTTGACGCTGCTCACAGCAGTGGCCTACGTCACGATCTACACGCCACTGAAGCGCATCACTTCGCTGAACACCTTCATCGGTGCCTTCCCCGGCGCGCTGCCGCCGCTGATCGGCTGGACCGCGGCCCGCGGCGTCATCGAGTGGCCGGGCATCGCGCTCTTCGCGATCCTCTTTGTCTGGCAGTTCCCGCACTTCATGGCGATCGGCTGGCTCTATCGTGCCGACTACAAGCTCGCAGGCATCCGCGTCGCCGCCACCCAAGACCCCATTGAAGACGCAGCCCGCGGCACCGTCGCGCAGGCGCTCTTCTACGCCGTGCTGATGATCCCCGTCGCCCTGTGGCCGACCTTCCTCCACATCACCGGCTGGCCCTACGCCATCGCGGCCTTTGCGCTTTCCATCTACTACCTCGTCGCGACGATCCGCTTCGCCAGCATTACGAAGAACCCGAACGATCCTGAAAACCGCAAGGTCGCGCGCCAGTTGCTGCGCGTCTCGGTCATCTATCTCCCCTTGCTGCTGATGGCGATGGCACTCAACGCGCAAGGCCACCTGCTGCTTCGCTAA
- a CDS encoding DUF420 domain-containing protein, translating into MTTPTNPQYPTEARTPASVIWSIIGVSAVASIFLSWLVYFHAPVDVAGTHLAFLPALDAVLNALCAIFLIIGFNYIKQRNIKAHRNAMFGAFIVSSVFLVAYIANHVLHGDMLFPREHATARILYIYVLLLPHILLAVVCLPLILITFFLSLTGRFPAHRKLARWTYPIWLYVSVSGVAVYAMLAYYK; encoded by the coding sequence ATGACCACCCCGACCAATCCGCAGTACCCCACCGAAGCCCGCACCCCGGCCTCGGTCATCTGGAGCATCATCGGCGTCTCGGCCGTCGCGTCCATCTTTCTGAGCTGGCTGGTCTACTTCCACGCCCCGGTCGACGTCGCGGGCACGCACCTCGCGTTCCTTCCCGCGCTGGACGCGGTACTGAACGCCCTCTGCGCCATCTTCCTCATCATCGGTTTCAACTACATCAAGCAGCGCAACATCAAGGCGCACCGCAACGCGATGTTCGGCGCGTTCATCGTCTCGAGCGTCTTCCTGGTGGCCTACATCGCCAACCACGTGCTGCACGGCGACATGCTCTTCCCCAGGGAGCACGCGACGGCACGCATCCTGTATATCTACGTGCTGCTGCTGCCGCATATTCTGCTGGCCGTCGTTTGCCTTCCGCTCATCCTCATCACGTTCTTCCTGTCGCTGACAGGACGTTTCCCGGCGCATCGCAAGCTCGCGCGCTGGACTTACCCCATCTGGCTCTACGTCTCGGTTTCCGGCGTGGCCGTCTACGCGATGCTTGCGTACTACAAGTAA